In the genome of Helicobacter kayseriensis, one region contains:
- a CDS encoding M23 family metallopeptidase, whose amino-acid sequence MRDKILISIVDEKGSRQFNLHRLAKKIILYLVLSLVVLIVGGFFLMTFLMEQVKEIDAIKEQNIDRYRAMFVQNQSLKKQINQKSSELIEVGKRVEDLEEIIDYSKNKDVPITQEINLSGVDAKDQFFLLQIIPNGHPIKKFEKITPIKERLHPLKKKYGVNSGIDYLVASGTPVFATADGIVELVQKRASIKGYGKFAKITHAYGFSSLYGHLSEVLVNKGDFVKKGQLIGYSGRSGMSQGERLCYEVRFLGSPQDALAFAYWDSEHFESIFKKEGSIDWNRLFWALEDLRDLQAYQDR is encoded by the coding sequence TTGAGAGATAAAATTCTTATCAGTATTGTTGATGAAAAAGGATCTAGACAATTTAATCTTCATCGTCTTGCAAAAAAAATAATCCTCTATTTAGTCTTATCATTAGTGGTCTTGATTGTGGGTGGATTTTTTTTGATGACATTTTTGATGGAGCAAGTGAAAGAAATTGATGCGATCAAAGAGCAAAACATCGATCGCTATCGTGCAATGTTTGTGCAAAACCAATCCCTCAAAAAGCAAATCAATCAAAAGTCTTCAGAGCTCATTGAGGTCGGGAAAAGAGTAGAGGATTTGGAAGAAATTATTGATTATTCCAAAAATAAAGATGTGCCCATTACTCAAGAAATTAATCTCTCAGGGGTGGATGCTAAGGATCAGTTTTTTTTATTGCAAATCATTCCCAATGGTCATCCGATCAAAAAGTTTGAAAAGATCACCCCCATCAAAGAACGCCTTCATCCGCTCAAAAAAAAGTATGGAGTGAATTCGGGGATAGATTATCTTGTGGCATCAGGGACTCCCGTTTTTGCCACAGCTGATGGAATCGTTGAGCTTGTTCAAAAAAGGGCAAGCATCAAGGGATATGGCAAATTTGCCAAGATTACGCATGCATATGGCTTTTCTTCTTTGTATGGGCATCTCTCTGAGGTTTTGGTCAATAAGGGGGATTTTGTCAAGAAGGGACAATTGATTGGCTATTCTGGAAGGAGTGGGATGAGTCAAGGGGAAAGATTGTGTTATGAGGTGCGATTTCTGGGAAGCCCTCAAGATGCACTTGCATTTGCGTATTGGGATAGCGAGCATTTTGAGAGTATTTTCAAAAAAGAGGGAAGTATTGATTGGAATCGTCTCTTTTGGGCCTTGGAAGATTTAAGAGACCTTCAAGCTTATCAAGATAGGTAA